AGGGCGAATCGATCGACGAGGAGCGCTACGAGCGGGAACTCGACCGGTACTACACCGCCCGCGGCTGGAACGTCGAGGGAGTGCCGCTGGCCGAGACCCTCGCGGAACTCGACCTCCCCGACGTGGCCGAAGCGGTGGGCGTGACGAACGAACTCCGGGCGTAGGCCCCCGGTGGCCGACTCACTCGGCCAGCGCCGCCGCCACCGCCTCGACCGGGTGCGGGGGCCGGTCGCGCCCGTCGAAGTCGCCGATCTGGGTCCGACAGGAGGCGCCGGGCGCGACGACGACCTCCCCGTCGCTCGCGTCGAGGCGCTCGCGCAGTAACTCGCCGATCGCCAGCGAGAGGTCGTGGTGTTCGGCCTCGTAGCCGAAGCTACCGGCCATCCCGCAGCAACCGGAGTCCAGCGGGTCGACCGCGTAACCCGCCCGCCGGAGGACGCCGACGGCGTGGTGGTCGGCGCCGCGGGCCTTCCCGTGACAGTGGCCGTGGTACGCGAGCGACGTCGCCGGCGCGTCGAACGAGAGGCGCTCGTCGAGGCGCTCGCGGTCGAGGTACTCGCAGACGCCGTAGGCGTTCGCGGCGAGGCGGTCGAGGCGGTCGTCCGAGAGCAGCGAGGCGTACTCGTCGACGACCATCGACGCGTCAGACGGTTCGACGAAGAGGACGGACCACCCCGCCTCGACCCGCGGGGCGAGCGCGTCGACCAGCGCCTCGGCCCGCTCGGCCGCGAGGTCGAGTCGTCCCTGCGAGTAGGCCGCCCGTCCCGTCGGCCCGAGGTCGGGGACCTCCACGCGGACGTCGGCGGCTTCGAGCACCTCGACGGCCGCCTTCCCCGGGTTCGGGTACGAGTAGTTCGTGTACGTGTCCGGGAACAGGAGGACGCGGTCGGTCGCCCGCGCGGAGTCCACGCGCGGGCCACCCCTGGCGTCGAACCACCCGGTCAGCGACTGCCGGCGGAACGCGGGGAGCGAGCGGTCGGCGGCGACGCCGAGCGTTCGCTCCAGCAGCCCGCGGGCGCCCGGGAGGTCGGCCGCGCGGTTCGCGACCGGGGCGAGCGCGCTCCCGAGCGCGGACAGGCGGTCGACGTTCGAGAACAGCCGCTCGCGGAGGCTCACCCCCTCGCGGTCGTGGTACTCGTGTTTCACCTCCGCCTTGAGTTTCGCGAGGTCGACGCCGGTCGGACAGTCGCTCTGACAGCCCTTGCAGCCGATACAGAGGTCGAGCACCTCACGCTGGAACCGCTCGTCGTACAGTTCCTCGGGATCGAGTTCGCCCGAGATGGCCGCCCGGAGCAGGTTCGCCCGCCCCCGGGTCGTCGCGATCTCTTCGTCGGTCGCGCGGTAGGTCGGACACATCACGTCGCCGCCGGTCTGCCGGCAGGTGCCACAGCCGTTGCAGAGTTCGACGAGGTGCGAGAACCCCCCATCGTCCGCGAAGTCGAGGGTCGTGGCGGGTTCGAGCGAGGCGTAGTCCGGGCCGTACCGGAGGTGTTCGCGGACGTCGGTCGGGTCGTCCTCGCGGTAGACGACCTTCCCCGGGTTCATGAGCCAGTCGGGGTCGAACGCCGACTTCACCTCCCTGAACGCCGCCCACAGGTCGGGGCCGTACAGCTTCGGGTTGAACGCCGTGCGCGCGAGGCCGTCGCCGTGTTCGCCGGAGAACGAGCCGTGGTGGTCCAGCACCAGCGAGGTGACGTCCTCGGCGATCGAGCGCATCGTCTCGACGCCGTCCTCGGTCTTGAGGCTCAGCACGGGCCGGATGTGTAACGTCCCGACCCCCGCGTGGGCGAAGTAGGCCGCGGTCGTGTCGTGCTCGTCGAGGATCTCCTGAAAGCCCGCGACGTACTCGGCGAGTTCGTCCGGCGGGACGGAGGCGTCCTCGACGAACGGGTACGGCTTCGGGTCGCCCTCCATGCTCATCAGCAGGGGGATGGCCGCCTTGCGGAGCTTCCAGAGTCGATCCTGCTCCTCGGTGGAGAAGGCCTCGACGGCCTCGAACGCCGCGCCCCGGTCGACGAGGTCGGCGGTCGCCGCGGCGACCGCGTCGGGGAGGGCGCCGACCGTCTCGTCGTCGAACTCGAGCATCAGCGCCGCCTCGGTGCCGTCGGGGATCGCCGCGGCGTACTCGGCGTACTCCGGGGAGTCGGCCGCCAGCCGGAACACCTCCCGGTCCATCAGTTCGACCGCGCTCGTCCCGAGGGAAAGCGCGTCGGGCACCGCCGACAGCGCTTCCAGCAGGTCGTCGTAGCAGGCGACGACGAGCGCGGTCTCGTCGGGCCGGGTGACGAGCGAGAGCGTCGCCTCGACGACGACGCCGAGGGTCCCCTCCGCGCCGACGAGGAGTTTCGAGAGGTTGACGACCCGCTCGCCGCCCTCGCGGTCGTCGTCGGCCGCCCCGGTCTCCCGCTCCCGGATCACCTTCTGCAGGTTGTAGCCGCTGACGCTGCGCTTGAGCTTCGGGTACCGCTCTTCGATCTCCTCGGCGTTGTCCTCGACGACGGCCCGGACGGTCCGGTAGATGGCGGCCTCGCGGTCGTCCTTCGAGACGATCCGCTCCCACTCCGGGCTATCGAGGACGACGTCCCGCGTGCGGATCAGCGAGCCGTCGGCGAGGACGACCGCACACTCCTCGACGTAGGCGTCGGTGATCCCGTAGCGCACCGAGTGGGCACCCGTCGAGTTGTTGCCGATGCCGCCGCCGATCGTCGCCCGGTTCGAGGAGGCGGGGTCGGGCGCGAACCGCAGGCCGTGGGGTTCGAGCGCGTCGTCGAGGTCGTCCTGAACGACCCCGGGCTGGACGACCGCGCGCCGTTCCTCGGGGTCGACGTCGACGATCCCGTCCATGTGCCGCGAGAGGTCGAGGACGATACAGCCGGGGCCGACGGCCTGCCCGGCGAGCGACGACCCGGCCCCCCGCGGGAGTACCGGCACGCCGTGGTCGCTCGCGACGCGGACCGCCGCCCGAACGTCGTCGACGTCCCGCGGGAAGACCACGCCCGCCGGTTCCGCCCCGTAGACGCTCCCGTCGGTCGCGTAGAGCACGCGGGTGTACTCGTCGAACCGGACGTCGCCCTCGCAGGCCCGTCGGAGGTCGGCGGCCAGCCGACGCGACGCGCCCTCGCCGCGGTCGTCCGAGGTCGGTTCCGTCCCCGCCGTCGCCGGCCGCGTCGCGTCCGACGGACCGGAGTCCTGCGCTGCCATAGGCGCCCCATCGACGGGGACCGTGTTAAAGTGTGGTAGCCGCTGGCACGTGACGGGGGTGGCAGCCGCGACGCTGGGCGGCGCGACGTCGAAAAAACGTGAGGGCTACGGCTCGTCGCCTACTCGAAGTGGTCGAGACACTTCTGGTACTCCTCGCTCACCTTGTCCCAGTTGATCACGTCGAAGAAGCCCTCGATGAAGCTGCCGCGATCCGGGCCGTAGTCGTAGTAGTAGGAGTGCTCCCAGACGTCACACGCGAGGATGGGGTGGGCACCCCACAGCGCGTGGAGGTCGTGGCGGTCGACCTTGAGGTTGCGAAGCCGCTTCGCGACGGGGTCGTACACCAGCAGGGCCCAGCCGCCGGCGGCGCCCGCGGCGGCCTCGAACTCGCCTTTCCAGGCCTCGTAGGAGCCGAAGTCGGCCTCGATGCGGTCGGCGAGGTCGCCCGAGGGCTCGCCGCCGCCCTCGGGGGACATGTTCTCCCAGAACAGCGTGTGCAGGTAGTGCCCGCAGCCGTTGTGGGTCACGTTCTCCATCGCCGCGGGCGTCGACTCGAAGTCGCCCTCCTCGCGGTTCTGCGCGAGTTCCTCCTCGGCGGAGTTCAGGCCGTTGACGTAGCCCTGGTGGTGTGTGTCGTGGTGCCAGGTGACGACCTGTTCGGAGATCGCCGGCTCCAGTGCGTCGTAGTCGTACGGAAGGTCCGGTAGTTCGTGCTCAGTCATGATGGAACACCCGTGTTCGGTATCGTTCGCTCGCCTGTTAAGTTTTGAGGAGTGATACGGTACCACGCCGCACCGACGCGGTCCCGTACCTCGGTTCGGACTCCTCCCGGCGGTACCACCACAGGCGACGTGTTAAACCTTTCACGCGAGCGGCGGCTCGAACGGCGAGGACGGCGAGAACGCGGCGCCGGACCCGTCAGGCCAGTTCCTTGTGCTGGGCGTGTTCCAGCCACTCCTCGAGCGAGGGCTGGCGCCAGTAGCGGACCGTCTCGCTGCGCGCGTCGTGTTCGACGATCCCGGCGTCCTCCAGTTTCGGCAGGTGGACGTGCTGGAGGGAGGTGAGGACGTGCAACCGATGGTCCTCGGCGTGCTCCGGCGGCGCTTCGAGCGCGACGACGTGATCCGCGATCTCGTCTACCGTCGCCACGCCGTCCGGAGCGTCGTACAAGTAGTACAGCGCGTACCGTCGTCGCTGGTCGGAGAGGACGTCGAACACCAGGTCGAGCGACGGGAGCGGCCCCGCGGCCACCGCCGCGGACTCCCGCTCGGAGTTACGCATCCGCGAACCACCTACCGTGAGTTACCATTCGAAACCACCACGCACCTCTACTACAGCCGTCACATTAGCTGTTACGTGTGTCTCTAACGTGACGTTTACTCGGGGTGTCGCACGCGGGCAGGCGTCGGAAAACGGCGTCGTCGACACTTCTCCGTGCCGGATCGGGGCCGCGGCGGCAGAAGGCGCCGGCTACCGACTACTCGTACAGCCAGGCCGCGTCGTGCTGGTCGTAGTCGATCAGTTCGTCCTCGTCGAAGTGGATCGCGATCTCGCGCTCGTTGGCGCCCTCGTCCTCGTGGTCGGCCGCGTGGACGACGTTCCGGCCGAGGTCGAGCGCGTAGTCGCCCCGGATCGTACCGGGATCGGCTTCGAGCGGGTCGGTCGCGCCGATCATCCGGCGGACCTGACGCGTGGCGTCCTGTCCTTCCCAGACCATCGGGACGACGGGGCCGGAGGTGATGAAGTCGACGAGGTCGTCGTAGAACGGCTTGTCCTCGTGTTCGGCGTAGTGTTCCTCCGCGCGCTCGCGGGGCATGGTCTCGACCTTGATGCCGACGAGTTTGAGCCCGCGCTCTTCGAGCCGGGAGACGACCTCGCCGACGAGCCC
The Salinilacihabitans rarus DNA segment above includes these coding regions:
- a CDS encoding FAD-binding and (Fe-S)-binding domain-containing protein translates to MAAQDSGPSDATRPATAGTEPTSDDRGEGASRRLAADLRRACEGDVRFDEYTRVLYATDGSVYGAEPAGVVFPRDVDDVRAAVRVASDHGVPVLPRGAGSSLAGQAVGPGCIVLDLSRHMDGIVDVDPEERRAVVQPGVVQDDLDDALEPHGLRFAPDPASSNRATIGGGIGNNSTGAHSVRYGITDAYVEECAVVLADGSLIRTRDVVLDSPEWERIVSKDDREAAIYRTVRAVVEDNAEEIEERYPKLKRSVSGYNLQKVIRERETGAADDDREGGERVVNLSKLLVGAEGTLGVVVEATLSLVTRPDETALVVACYDDLLEALSAVPDALSLGTSAVELMDREVFRLAADSPEYAEYAAAIPDGTEAALMLEFDDETVGALPDAVAAATADLVDRGAAFEAVEAFSTEEQDRLWKLRKAAIPLLMSMEGDPKPYPFVEDASVPPDELAEYVAGFQEILDEHDTTAAYFAHAGVGTLHIRPVLSLKTEDGVETMRSIAEDVTSLVLDHHGSFSGEHGDGLARTAFNPKLYGPDLWAAFREVKSAFDPDWLMNPGKVVYREDDPTDVREHLRYGPDYASLEPATTLDFADDGGFSHLVELCNGCGTCRQTGGDVMCPTYRATDEEIATTRGRANLLRAAISGELDPEELYDERFQREVLDLCIGCKGCQSDCPTGVDLAKLKAEVKHEYHDREGVSLRERLFSNVDRLSALGSALAPVANRAADLPGARGLLERTLGVAADRSLPAFRRQSLTGWFDARGGPRVDSARATDRVLLFPDTYTNYSYPNPGKAAVEVLEAADVRVEVPDLGPTGRAAYSQGRLDLAAERAEALVDALAPRVEAGWSVLFVEPSDASMVVDEYASLLSDDRLDRLAANAYGVCEYLDRERLDERLSFDAPATSLAYHGHCHGKARGADHHAVGVLRRAGYAVDPLDSGCCGMAGSFGYEAEHHDLSLAIGELLRERLDASDGEVVVAPGASCRTQIGDFDGRDRPPHPVEAVAAALAE
- the ndk gene encoding nucleoside-diphosphate kinase, producing MSEHERTFVMVKPDAFARGLVGEVVSRLEERGLKLVGIKVETMPRERAEEHYAEHEDKPFYDDLVDFITSGPVVPMVWEGQDATRQVRRMIGATDPLEADPGTIRGDYALDLGRNVVHAADHEDEGANEREIAIHFDEDELIDYDQHDAAWLYE
- a CDS encoding DUF7344 domain-containing protein, giving the protein MRNSERESAAVAAGPLPSLDLVFDVLSDQRRRYALYYLYDAPDGVATVDEIADHVVALEAPPEHAEDHRLHVLTSLQHVHLPKLEDAGIVEHDARSETVRYWRQPSLEEWLEHAQHKELA
- the sod gene encoding superoxide dismutase → MTEHELPDLPYDYDALEPAISEQVVTWHHDTHHQGYVNGLNSAEEELAQNREEGDFESTPAAMENVTHNGCGHYLHTLFWENMSPEGGGEPSGDLADRIEADFGSYEAWKGEFEAAAGAAGGWALLVYDPVAKRLRNLKVDRHDLHALWGAHPILACDVWEHSYYYDYGPDRGSFIEGFFDVINWDKVSEEYQKCLDHFE